One bacterium genomic window carries:
- a CDS encoding biotin/lipoyl-binding protein — MECRFVYLGKSYKVNVDRQGHLYLVSIENNKPLTVELLGSTPNCFSFTTDGKMITTYITQEDGKTYVFVDGKSFVFELEKAKSTQRTVSTQIVSPMPGTLVKLLVAQGDKVEAGQTLAIVEAMKMENELKASVDGVVKRVNFAEGAQVDTLQPIVELEDGN; from the coding sequence ATGGAGTGTAGATTTGTCTATTTGGGTAAGAGTTATAAGGTGAATGTTGATAGGCAGGGGCACTTGTATCTTGTGAGTATAGAGAATAATAAACCTTTGACTGTTGAATTACTTGGTTCTACTCCAAATTGTTTTTCCTTCACTACGGACGGTAAAATGATAACTACATATATAACTCAAGAGGATGGGAAGACTTATGTATTTGTGGATGGCAAGTCTTTTGTTTTTGAGTTAGAGAAAGCTAAGTCAACTCAAAGAACTGTGTCAACTCAAATAGTCTCACCTATGCCTGGTACTTTGGTGAAGTTGCTTGTAGCACAGGGTGATAAAGTAGAGGCTGGTCAGACGCTTGCTATTGTTGAAGCGATGAAGATGGAGAACGAGTTAAAGGCATCAGTTGATGGAGTAGTAAAGCGTGTAAATTTTGCTGAAGGTGCTCAAGTAGATACA